Below is a window of Saccopteryx bilineata isolate mSacBil1 chromosome 11, mSacBil1_pri_phased_curated, whole genome shotgun sequence DNA.
TGGACAAGCTTCCTCCCCTTGGCCTTGACCTTCCTGCTCCCGGTCCACGATGGAGACACTCTCCCAAGATTCTCTGCTGGAATGTCAGATCTGTTTCAATTATTACAGCCCCCGGCGGAGGCCCAAGCTGCTGGACTGCAAACACACCTGCTGCTCGGTGTGCCTGCAGCAGATGAGGACGAGCCAGAAGGACGTGCGGTGCCCCTGGTGCCGTGGCATCACCAAGCTGCCCCCGGGCTTCTCCGTGTCGCAGCTCCCCGACGACCCCGAGGTCCTCGCCGTCATCGCCATCCCGCACGCCTCTGAGCACACCCCGGTCTTCATCAAACTTCCCAGCAACGGGTGCTACATGCTGCCCCTGCCCATCTCCAAGGAGCGGGCGCTGCTGCCCGGCGACATGGGCTGCCGCCTGCTGCCCGGGAGCCAGCAGAAGTCTGTCACCGTGGTGACCATCCCTCCGGAGCAGCAGCCCCTGCAAGGTGGGGCTCCCCAGGAGGCGGCCGAGGAGGAGCAAGACAGGCGGGGTGTCGTGAAGAGCTCCACCTGGTCCGGGGTGTGCACTGTGATCTTGGTGGCCTGTGTCCTGGTGTTCCTCCTGGGCATTGTGCTCCACAATATGTCCTGCATCTCTAAGCGCTTCACTGTGATATCCTGTGGCTGAAGAGCCCTGCAGGGACGTCTCGCATGGGTGCCAACTAAGGGTTGAGCAGGTGTTGGTGACGGGACCGAGGTGAGAAGATGGGGGTGACGCTGATCATTTGGTGCCAAGGGCTGGCCTCTCGGCTGCCTCTTGATTAACCCAAGACAAACAGACACACGGAGGGTAGGAGGCGAGGTCTTGTACAGATGCCAGGCAGATTGCCCTGAGGACCGATGGCGGCAGCTTCGAAGATGATTGCATGCACCCTCATCGTCATTTACTAAATGGACTGTAATTTCTGAGTTTTCAAATCACGTGACGCAATAGACCTCTTCTACTTAGATGTCAAGCTGTGCCAGTGCATACAACGTGATCTTCTCCAAATGTGGTAGATTAAAACAGAGATGCTGTGTATACAAGTAGAATTCAACCTGAGAATCCGTGTACAAAGTCAGCCATGACCTGCCAtgctggcttctttcatttttaaaaggagacCCAGTCTTCATTCAGTTGCTAaggctttttatactttttaagtgGCACCCGAATTAAGATAAGTTCAGTGGACCATctgttatgttttttttaaagaag
It encodes the following:
- the RNF152 gene encoding E3 ubiquitin-protein ligase RNF152, with the translated sequence METLSQDSLLECQICFNYYSPRRRPKLLDCKHTCCSVCLQQMRTSQKDVRCPWCRGITKLPPGFSVSQLPDDPEVLAVIAIPHASEHTPVFIKLPSNGCYMLPLPISKERALLPGDMGCRLLPGSQQKSVTVVTIPPEQQPLQGGAPQEAAEEEQDRRGVVKSSTWSGVCTVILVACVLVFLLGIVLHNMSCISKRFTVISCG